The genomic window AGGTCTGGACCTCGGATGAACACCTCTGAACTTCGCGACGCCCTGGAAACGCGGCAGGTCTGGATCTACTTCGCCGCCGTGATCGTCGCGGTGGCCGTCGGGCTTCTGGTCCCAAGTACAGAGATCCTTGAGGGGGCGATCAATCCGGCGCTGGCCTTGATGCTGTTCGTCACCTTCCTGCAGGTGCCGGTCGCCGCGCTTGGCCGGGCGCTTCGCGAACTGCGATTCATGGGCGCCTTGCTGGCTGTCAACTTCGTCGCCGTGCCCTTGCTGGTCCTCGGCTTGGTCCAGTTCCTGCCGGCCGATCCTCTGATCCGGTTGGGCGTGCTGATGGTGCTGCTCTGTCCGTGCATCGACTATGTCGTGACATTCGCTCACCTGGGCCGGGCGGACGCCCGATTGTTGCTGGCGTCGACGCCTGTGCTGCTGATCGCACAAATGGCGCTCTTGCCGATCTATCTGCGCCTGTTCCTCGGCGCCGAGGCGGCGGCCTATGTCCAGCCGGGTCCATTCATCCACGCCTTCGTCTGGTTAGTTGCCATCCCCTTCGTTCTGGCGGCGCTTGTCCAGGCATGGGCCGTGCGCAGCGCGACCGGGGATCGGGTCTCGTCAGCGCTTGGCTTGGCGCCCGTGCCCGCGACGGCGCTGGTGTTGTTCATCGTGGTCGCCGCGGTCGTGCCGCAACTCGGGCAAACACTCGACAGAACCCTGAGCGTCGTGCCGGTCTATATCGCCTTCGCCGTCTTGGCGCCGCTTGTCGGATGGGCCGTCTCAGGGTTCGCGCGTCTGACGCCCGAGGCGGGTCGCGCCGTCGCCTTCAGCGCCGGAACCCGCAACTCGCTCGTGGTTTTGCCGCTGGCCCTGGTCGTGCCCGGCGCAATCCCCTTGGTCCCGGCCATTATCGTCACCCAGACGCTGATCGAGTTGGTGGCCGAGCTCCTCTACATCCGGCTCATGCCGAGGCTTGGAAGTCGAACGGCCTGAACACTGTAGGGCGAGGGTCTTGAATATTTCCATAGTTCGACTAATTCGGAATTATGGAAACCGAAGCCTCGATTCTCGCTCTCGCCGCCTTGGCGCAATCAACGCGTCTGGAGGCGTTTCGCCTGCTGGTTCGCCATGAACCCGATGGTCTGCCGGCCGGTGACATCTCCAACCATCTGGCCATTCCGGCGAACACCCTGTCGTCCCATCTCGGCGTCCTGACCCGGGCGGGGTTGATCAAGTCGGAGCGTCGCAGCCGGTCGATCATCTACCGCGCCGATCTGGACCGCCTTCGCGATTTGGTCCTGTTCCTGCTCAAGGACTGCTGCGGGGGCAGGGCGG from Brevundimonas fontaquae includes these protein-coding regions:
- a CDS encoding arsenic resistance protein — its product is MNTSELRDALETRQVWIYFAAVIVAVAVGLLVPSTEILEGAINPALALMLFVTFLQVPVAALGRALRELRFMGALLAVNFVAVPLLVLGLVQFLPADPLIRLGVLMVLLCPCIDYVVTFAHLGRADARLLLASTPVLLIAQMALLPIYLRLFLGAEAAAYVQPGPFIHAFVWLVAIPFVLAALVQAWAVRSATGDRVSSALGLAPVPATALVLFIVVAAVVPQLGQTLDRTLSVVPVYIAFAVLAPLVGWAVSGFARLTPEAGRAVAFSAGTRNSLVVLPLALVVPGAIPLVPAIIVTQTLIELVAELLYIRLMPRLGSRTA
- a CDS encoding ArsR/SmtB family transcription factor encodes the protein METEASILALAALAQSTRLEAFRLLVRHEPDGLPAGDISNHLAIPANTLSSHLGVLTRAGLIKSERRSRSIIYRADLDRLRDLVLFLLKDCCGGRADLCEPLLAELAPCCP